From Anoplopoma fimbria isolate UVic2021 breed Golden Eagle Sablefish chromosome 11, Afim_UVic_2022, whole genome shotgun sequence, one genomic window encodes:
- the elof1 gene encoding transcription elongation factor 1 homolog, whose amino-acid sequence MGRRKSKRKPPPKKKMTGNLDVQFTCPFCNHEKSCDVKMERTRNTGIISCSVCLEEFQTPITYLSEPVDVYSDWIDACEAANQ is encoded by the exons ATGGGGCGCAGAAAGTCAAAGAGAAAGCCACCTCCAAAGAAAAAGATGACTGGCAACTTGGACGTCCAGTTCACTTGCCCGTTTTGTAATCATGAGAAATCATGCGATGTCAAAAT GGAACGAACCCGCAACACAGGAATTATATCATGCAGTGTTTGCTTGGAGGAGTTCCAGACTCCAATAACCT ATCTGTCTGAGCCAGTGGATGTTTACAGTGATTGGATAGATGCCTGTGAAGCAGCCAATCAatag